A stretch of the Pseudalkalibacillus hwajinpoensis genome encodes the following:
- a CDS encoding DUF1641 domain-containing protein, producing MSESITTETGEKRVPTQDERELLDQLLDPKVQESLSVLVKELPKVTELVNMMSKSYDTVQALATDDVLKNDTVEFMSEILHPVTNSVKDVAANAIEAKDEAEKSSEVIGVFGLLKMLKDPQAQKLFRFVNAYLKVSGEKSNQK from the coding sequence ATGTCAGAATCAATCACAACCGAAACAGGCGAAAAACGCGTCCCTACTCAAGACGAACGCGAACTGCTTGATCAGCTTTTGGATCCTAAAGTTCAAGAGTCACTAAGCGTGCTTGTAAAGGAACTTCCTAAAGTAACGGAACTTGTTAATATGATGTCTAAATCATATGATACGGTCCAAGCTCTTGCAACAGATGATGTATTGAAGAATGATACAGTAGAATTTATGTCTGAAATTCTTCATCCTGTTACAAACTCCGTGAAAGACGTTGCAGCAAATGCAATTGAAGCAAAAGATGAAGCTGAAAAGAGCTCAGAAGTTATTGGGGTATTCGGTCTTTTAAAAATGTTAAAAGATCCTCAAGCTCAGAAGCTTTTCAGATTCGTGAATGCTTATCTTAAAGTTTCAGGAGAAAAAAGTAACCAAAAATAA
- a CDS encoding DUF2200 domain-containing protein — MTKHKIYTMSFASVYPHYVTKAEKKGRIKAEVDEIIRWLTGYSQNELETQLEKKTDFETFFMEAPQMNPSRKMIKGVVCGVRVENIEEPTMQEIRYLDKMIDELAKGKAMEKILRK; from the coding sequence ATGACAAAACATAAAATTTATACAATGAGCTTCGCAAGCGTCTATCCCCATTATGTGACGAAAGCGGAAAAAAAGGGGCGGATAAAAGCAGAAGTGGATGAAATCATTCGTTGGTTGACAGGGTATAGCCAAAATGAGCTTGAAACTCAATTAGAAAAAAAGACAGACTTTGAGACCTTCTTTATGGAAGCTCCCCAAATGAATCCTTCACGCAAGATGATCAAAGGAGTGGTCTGTGGTGTACGAGTAGAAAACATTGAAGAACCAACTATGCAGGAAATTCGCTATTTGGATAAGATGATCGATGAGTTAGCAAAAGGAAAAGCGATGGAAAAGATTTTGCGTAAATAA
- a CDS encoding acetate uptake transporter yields MNQTQNTQRVQMVTADPSAIGLFGLAMVTLVASSAKLGWTDGVSFVLPWAIFLGGIAQLIASFLDAKHNNTFGTTAFAAFGLFWLGVGTSWLIEFGVFGDAAAAAVDPKQLGIAYIGYLIFSVFMTVGAMETHKVLFYIFVFIDFLFIGLTFSTLGIFPEGMHFLAAIAEFCIAILSFYGSAASVLNTHFGKVTLPIGKPFGIFKQA; encoded by the coding sequence ATGAATCAAACACAAAATACTCAACGCGTGCAAATGGTTACAGCTGATCCATCCGCTATTGGATTATTCGGGCTTGCTATGGTAACGCTTGTTGCATCATCAGCCAAGCTTGGTTGGACAGATGGCGTCTCATTTGTACTCCCTTGGGCGATTTTTCTAGGGGGCATTGCACAGCTGATCGCTAGTTTTCTAGATGCAAAGCACAATAATACATTTGGTACGACAGCCTTCGCAGCTTTTGGACTGTTTTGGCTTGGAGTAGGAACGTCATGGTTAATTGAATTCGGTGTCTTTGGAGACGCTGCGGCTGCCGCTGTGGATCCAAAGCAATTAGGCATTGCATACATCGGCTATTTGATCTTCAGTGTCTTCATGACAGTTGGAGCTATGGAAACACATAAAGTACTTTTCTATATTTTTGTCTTTATTGATTTCTTATTTATCGGACTCACATTCTCCACTTTAGGTATTTTCCCTGAAGGCATGCACTTCTTAGCCGCCATTGCTGAGTTCTGCATTGCTATTTTAAGCTTCTATGGCTCAGCTGCGAGTGTTTTGAATACTCACTTTGGCAAAGTCACACTCCCGATTGGCAAACCATTCGGTATTTTCAAACAAGCTTAG
- a CDS encoding nuclear transport factor 2 family protein produces MGVIIIEEIELKNHLLKLEEELLKPEIRSHPDRLNQLLADDFFEFGSSGKVWHKEGNHINGLSNREMILSEFEIHPISEAAVLATYRIHDKTRSQKTL; encoded by the coding sequence GTGGGGGTGATTATCATCGAGGAAATAGAGTTAAAAAATCATTTATTGAAATTAGAAGAAGAACTATTAAAGCCTGAAATACGTTCTCATCCAGATAGATTAAATCAGCTACTTGCAGATGATTTCTTTGAGTTTGGCAGTTCCGGGAAAGTGTGGCATAAAGAGGGGAATCACATTAATGGTCTTTCCAATAGAGAAATGATTCTAAGTGAATTCGAAATACACCCAATATCAGAGGCTGCCGTTCTTGCAACATATCGCATCCATGATAAAACAAGATCACAAAAGACCTTATGA
- a CDS encoding penicillin acylase family protein: MSTVVTPEKHVKIQRRKWPYYLLGGFSLLLVIAIAVSFWFVQNTAPKTKGEIILLGLEESVSIYRDEPGIPHIEASSTKDLFMAQGFVTAQDRMFQMDLSRRQASGTLSEVIGESTIDKDKFFRTLGLRRAAEDSFDAYSQEAKQILQWYADGVNAYMAQAKEENSLPLEFTLAGYEPNEWDPIDSLTIGKYMAFDLGGHWEGQAFRYYLLQNFSEEEAVDLFPSYPEEASTVIQEIKESNLDMSKSFAKSVIPDQYNGSNNWVVSGDKTASGQPLLANDPHLGLGTPPIWYETHLNSPEYNVSGVIFAGVPGIIVGRNDSIAWGVTNVGPDVQDLYIEKRNPDNPTEFQYNDEWEKAEVIDESILVKDSEPIPYEVVITRHGPILSEFAYDDQPDTALSLRWTALDPSSELEAVLMMDKASNWEEFKSALTSFHTPAQNFVFASTDGTIAYRANGLIPIRKNGDSMVPVPGWNDEYEWEGYIPWEELPTIVNPDEGFISTANNKITTEDYPYHITHTWAQPYRQDRIREVLLESDELEPKDMMDLQNDFVNLQGKEFTPLLIEELNSENLTSVEKEALSVLNEWNYIDGRDEAAPLLFHLWLVEMEKVLFDGKIEKEMMPLFDGKSQVVDQLIRRAASGDEGAWIKKSGGFTSLVTESYQAAVARAVDLQGRTPEKWAWGTFHAVPFEHPLGAIKPLNLLFNPDVNAMGGSRVTVGAAGWNTTTGLVTHGAPWRGVTDLSNIQTSYNVISPGQSGFVFSKWYDNQITDWVEGEYHETKMNDYQENAQHLILKP, translated from the coding sequence ATGAGCACGGTTGTTACACCTGAAAAGCACGTTAAGATCCAAAGGAGGAAATGGCCGTATTATCTGCTTGGGGGTTTTTCACTTTTACTGGTCATTGCTATCGCTGTAAGCTTCTGGTTTGTTCAAAACACAGCTCCTAAGACAAAGGGGGAAATTATCCTATTAGGCTTGGAGGAATCTGTTTCCATATATCGAGATGAGCCGGGTATTCCTCATATTGAAGCCTCCTCTACTAAAGATCTCTTTATGGCTCAGGGATTTGTCACGGCACAAGATCGCATGTTTCAAATGGACTTGAGTCGTCGGCAAGCTTCCGGAACGCTTAGTGAAGTCATTGGTGAATCAACAATTGATAAGGACAAGTTCTTTCGAACGCTTGGTTTAAGAAGAGCTGCAGAAGATTCATTTGATGCCTACTCTCAGGAAGCGAAACAAATTCTTCAATGGTATGCTGATGGTGTGAATGCCTATATGGCTCAAGCAAAAGAAGAAAACTCATTACCACTTGAATTTACACTTGCGGGTTATGAGCCTAATGAGTGGGATCCAATCGATTCTCTTACAATCGGTAAATATATGGCTTTTGATCTTGGAGGACATTGGGAAGGTCAAGCCTTTCGTTATTATCTTCTGCAGAATTTCTCAGAAGAAGAAGCCGTGGACTTGTTCCCAAGTTACCCTGAAGAAGCCTCAACTGTGATTCAAGAAATTAAGGAAAGTAACCTTGATATGTCAAAAAGCTTTGCGAAATCAGTAATCCCAGATCAATATAATGGGAGTAACAATTGGGTCGTTTCTGGAGATAAAACCGCTTCGGGACAACCGCTTCTAGCCAATGATCCTCACCTGGGTCTTGGTACCCCACCGATATGGTATGAAACTCACTTAAATTCACCTGAATATAATGTAAGTGGCGTTATCTTTGCTGGTGTGCCAGGTATTATCGTTGGACGAAATGACTCCATTGCCTGGGGCGTTACCAATGTTGGTCCTGATGTTCAAGATCTTTATATTGAGAAAAGAAATCCTGATAATCCGACTGAATTTCAATATAATGATGAATGGGAGAAAGCAGAAGTTATAGATGAAAGCATTCTTGTAAAAGATAGTGAACCAATTCCATATGAAGTCGTTATTACGCGCCACGGGCCGATTCTCTCTGAATTTGCTTATGACGACCAACCTGATACTGCATTGTCTTTAAGGTGGACAGCCCTTGATCCCTCTAGCGAGCTTGAGGCCGTTCTAATGATGGATAAAGCATCTAACTGGGAAGAATTCAAAAGTGCCTTAACCTCTTTTCATACACCCGCTCAGAATTTCGTTTTTGCTTCTACTGACGGCACGATTGCCTACCGGGCGAATGGATTAATTCCTATTCGCAAAAATGGTGACAGCATGGTGCCAGTCCCTGGATGGAACGATGAATATGAATGGGAAGGTTATATCCCATGGGAAGAGCTTCCCACAATTGTTAATCCTGACGAAGGCTTCATTTCAACAGCAAATAATAAAATCACAACGGAAGACTACCCATATCACATCACACATACATGGGCGCAACCTTATCGTCAAGATCGCATTCGAGAAGTTTTGCTTGAAAGCGATGAACTTGAACCAAAAGACATGATGGATCTACAAAATGATTTCGTGAATTTGCAGGGAAAAGAATTTACTCCTCTTCTCATAGAGGAACTTAACAGTGAAAACTTAACATCTGTTGAAAAAGAGGCGCTATCTGTCCTTAATGAATGGAATTATATTGATGGTAGAGATGAAGCTGCTCCCCTACTCTTTCACCTCTGGTTAGTAGAAATGGAGAAAGTTCTTTTTGATGGAAAAATTGAAAAAGAGATGATGCCGCTTTTTGATGGTAAAAGCCAGGTGGTTGACCAGCTCATAAGACGAGCTGCAAGCGGGGATGAAGGGGCATGGATAAAGAAGTCTGGAGGGTTTACATCCTTAGTCACTGAATCTTATCAGGCTGCAGTTGCGAGAGCAGTTGATTTACAAGGGCGTACACCAGAAAAATGGGCATGGGGTACGTTCCATGCGGTACCATTTGAACATCCCCTAGGTGCGATTAAACCGTTAAACCTCCTTTTTAACCCTGATGTAAATGCAATGGGTGGCAGCCGCGTTACGGTAGGTGCTGCTGGATGGAACACGACAACTGGACTTGTAACTCATGGTGCACCATGGAGAGGCGTTACTGATTTATCAAACATTCAAACAAGCTACAATGTCATTTCACCAGGTCAGTCCGGCTTCGTTTTTAGTAAATGGTATGATAATCAAATTACGGATTGGGTTGAAGGAGAATATCATGAAACAAAGATGAATGATTATCAAGAAAATGCACAGCACCTCATTCTAAAACCATAA
- a CDS encoding NAD(P)/FAD-dependent oxidoreductase, with product MSKQIVILGAGYGGLLSALSVRQYLNESEATVTLINKTPTHQIITELHRLAAGNISTEAAALPLDKLLKGNDINLKVASVDSFSVDNKEVKLSDGSTLSYDALVVALGSKTAYFGIPGLEENSMVLKSAEDANRIHAHVEERIKSFAASGDEADATILIGGGGLTGTELVGELADETPKLARKYGVDPAKIKLKLVEAMPKILPMLPDELINRAMTSLEKRGVEFLTNLPVTNVEGNVVELKDGQKIFTNTFVWTGGVQGNPLVGECGIEVNRGRATVNNYLQSTSHEDVFVAGDSAVYFKPGDERPQPPTAQIAWQMGDLIGYNLYAYLYDKDYKEFEPVNSGTLASLGRKDAVAQIGGNATSLKGLPASVMKEASNVRYLSHIKGLFALAY from the coding sequence ATGTCAAAACAAATAGTCATTTTGGGCGCAGGTTATGGTGGGCTTCTTTCTGCTTTATCCGTACGTCAATACTTAAATGAATCAGAAGCTACTGTTACATTAATTAATAAAACACCTACTCATCAAATCATTACAGAGTTGCACCGTCTAGCTGCTGGTAACATCTCTACAGAAGCAGCGGCACTTCCACTGGACAAGTTATTAAAAGGAAATGACATTAACCTTAAAGTTGCATCGGTTGATTCATTTTCTGTTGATAATAAAGAAGTTAAGTTATCTGATGGTTCTACACTTTCTTACGACGCATTAGTTGTAGCACTAGGTAGTAAAACAGCGTACTTCGGTATTCCAGGACTTGAAGAAAACAGCATGGTACTGAAATCTGCTGAAGATGCAAACCGTATCCACGCTCATGTTGAAGAACGCATCAAGAGCTTTGCAGCATCAGGTGACGAAGCGGATGCTACAATCCTTATCGGCGGTGGCGGTCTTACAGGGACTGAACTCGTAGGAGAACTAGCTGATGAAACACCAAAGCTTGCTCGTAAATATGGCGTAGATCCTGCCAAGATCAAATTGAAGCTTGTTGAAGCAATGCCTAAAATTCTTCCAATGCTTCCTGATGAATTAATTAACCGAGCGATGACTAGCCTTGAAAAACGCGGTGTTGAATTCCTTACAAACCTTCCTGTAACGAATGTAGAAGGAAATGTTGTTGAATTGAAAGATGGCCAAAAGATTTTTACAAACACATTTGTTTGGACAGGCGGCGTTCAAGGGAATCCACTTGTTGGCGAATGCGGTATCGAAGTAAATCGCGGCCGTGCAACAGTGAACAATTACCTACAATCCACTTCTCATGAGGATGTATTCGTTGCCGGTGACAGTGCCGTTTACTTCAAACCAGGTGACGAGCGTCCACAACCACCAACTGCTCAAATCGCTTGGCAAATGGGTGACCTTATTGGTTACAACTTGTATGCTTACCTTTATGACAAAGACTACAAAGAATTTGAACCAGTTAACTCTGGAACATTAGCAAGTCTTGGTCGAAAGGATGCCGTTGCTCAAATAGGTGGCAACGCAACATCCCTTAAAGGCCTTCCTGCATCTGTGATGAAAGAAGCAAGTAACGTTCGTTACCTTTCACACATCAAAGGATTGTTTGCATTAGCATACTAG
- a CDS encoding ABC transporter ATP-binding protein, translated as MIEVNGVEKSFGTNKIIHQVSFTVQPGSIYGLLGSNGAGKTTLMRMISGILRQDSGEILVLDHPIYENVSTKQRVVFIPDALYFLPQYTMRQLANYYASLYEQWDEERYTNLTNLFKLDENKKVSQFSKGLQRQVAFILSMSVKPDVLILDEPFDGLDAVMRKKVRSMIIQDVAEREMSVLLSSHNLREVEEICDHVGILHHGEILLERDLDALKEDVHKVQVAFKDSGEHDLTSSDLDILYKEKRGSVILLIVKGEEQKVMTEIEKIGPVLMDRLPLTLEEIFIYEMEGVGYAIENVLV; from the coding sequence ATGATTGAAGTAAACGGTGTTGAAAAGTCTTTTGGGACTAACAAAATCATCCATCAAGTTAGTTTTACTGTGCAGCCTGGATCAATATATGGTTTGCTTGGTTCAAATGGCGCCGGAAAAACAACACTTATGCGAATGATTTCCGGTATTCTGAGACAAGATTCAGGAGAAATTCTCGTACTGGACCATCCCATTTATGAAAATGTCTCTACGAAGCAACGAGTGGTGTTTATTCCAGATGCCCTTTATTTTTTACCACAATATACAATGAGGCAGCTAGCCAATTATTATGCTAGTTTATATGAACAGTGGGATGAGGAGCGCTACACAAATCTAACGAATTTGTTTAAGCTCGATGAGAACAAGAAAGTAAGCCAGTTTTCTAAAGGTCTTCAAAGACAAGTGGCTTTCATCTTATCTATGTCAGTTAAGCCGGATGTGCTTATTTTAGATGAGCCTTTTGATGGTTTGGATGCCGTTATGAGAAAAAAAGTAAGAAGCATGATCATTCAGGATGTGGCTGAAAGAGAAATGTCTGTGTTGCTCTCGTCACATAATTTAAGAGAAGTTGAGGAGATTTGTGATCATGTCGGGATTCTTCACCATGGTGAAATTCTTCTTGAACGTGATTTAGATGCATTAAAGGAAGACGTACATAAAGTTCAAGTCGCATTCAAAGATTCAGGAGAACACGATTTGACTTCTAGCGATCTTGATATTCTCTATAAAGAAAAACGGGGAAGTGTTATTCTCTTGATCGTAAAAGGAGAAGAACAAAAAGTGATGACCGAAATCGAGAAAATTGGTCCAGTCTTAATGGATCGATTACCACTTACATTAGAAGAAATATTCATCTATGAAATGGAGGGTGTTGGATATGCTATCGAAAACGTCCTTGTTTAG
- a CDS encoding branched-chain amino acid aminotransferase has protein sequence MSTDLEIVKSTNLKAKPEKDQIPFGRTFTDHMFVMDYETEKGWFEPRIIPYEPITLDPAAMIFHYGQTVFEGLKAYRADNRILLFRPEKNLQRLNLSSERLSIPHIDEERVMGYLKELISLEQDWVPSTPGTSLYVRPYIIATEPNLSVAPSHTYKLMIILSPVGSYFSGGLTPVKISVEDKFTRAVKGGTGMAKTAGNYSSAYQAQAKAYKDGNADVLWLDGVEKRYIEEVGSMNIFFKINGEVVTPELNGSILHGITRMSVIELLKKWDIPVTERKVSIEELYELSQKGQLEEAFGTGTAAVISPVGELNWAGKKMVINDHEIGELSQKLYDTITGIQTGKLEDTQNWTVSVK, from the coding sequence ATGAGTACAGATTTAGAAATTGTGAAAAGCACTAATTTGAAAGCGAAGCCTGAGAAAGATCAAATTCCTTTTGGAAGAACGTTCACAGATCACATGTTTGTAATGGATTATGAAACTGAAAAAGGGTGGTTTGAACCTCGCATCATTCCATATGAGCCAATCACTCTTGATCCTGCTGCAATGATTTTTCATTACGGTCAAACCGTTTTTGAAGGGTTAAAAGCCTATCGTGCTGATAATCGAATTTTATTGTTTAGACCTGAGAAAAATTTACAGAGACTGAACCTTTCAAGTGAACGTTTAAGCATTCCACATATTGATGAAGAGCGTGTAATGGGCTATCTTAAGGAATTAATTAGCTTGGAGCAAGATTGGGTTCCTTCAACACCTGGAACGTCTCTTTATGTACGTCCTTATATTATTGCAACGGAACCAAATCTATCTGTTGCCCCTTCCCACACATACAAATTGATGATTATTCTCTCACCAGTAGGGTCGTATTTCTCAGGAGGGTTAACTCCAGTGAAAATTAGCGTAGAGGATAAATTTACAAGAGCTGTTAAAGGTGGAACGGGTATGGCCAAAACGGCTGGTAACTACTCATCTGCATATCAAGCGCAAGCGAAAGCATATAAAGATGGAAATGCTGATGTTCTCTGGTTGGACGGGGTAGAGAAGCGTTACATCGAAGAAGTGGGAAGCATGAACATCTTCTTTAAAATAAATGGGGAAGTTGTGACACCTGAATTAAACGGTAGCATTCTCCACGGCATTACGCGAATGTCGGTTATTGAATTGTTAAAGAAATGGGATATCCCTGTTACGGAAAGAAAAGTTTCCATTGAAGAGCTGTACGAGCTATCTCAAAAAGGGCAGCTTGAAGAAGCATTTGGAACAGGAACGGCCGCTGTTATCTCCCCTGTAGGTGAATTAAACTGGGCTGGTAAGAAAATGGTCATCAATGATCATGAAATTGGGGAACTGTCTCAAAAGCTTTATGATACAATTACAGGAATTCAAACTGGAAAATTAGAAGATACGCAGAATTGGACCGTTTCTGTAAAATAA
- a CDS encoding DUF1516 family protein, translating to MFYSIHASTWLLVVILFILSITLRKNTILKILLRISYLVMLTTGIIMLVQFQFPGIYITKGLLAIFMIGTMETLLARKKKGKSSYPIWILFVFLLILVLLIGFNLITF from the coding sequence ATGTTTTATTCTATCCATGCCAGTACTTGGTTACTAGTTGTTATATTGTTTATTTTGTCAATTACATTACGAAAGAACACCATTCTGAAGATATTGTTACGAATCAGCTACCTGGTCATGCTTACTACAGGAATTATTATGCTCGTACAATTTCAGTTTCCCGGCATTTATATAACCAAAGGATTATTAGCTATATTCATGATTGGAACAATGGAAACCTTACTTGCCAGAAAGAAGAAAGGAAAATCTTCATATCCTATTTGGATCCTGTTTGTTTTTTTACTTATTTTAGTACTACTGATAGGGTTTAATTTGATTACATTTTAA
- a CDS encoding DUF6449 domain-containing protein, whose product MLSKTSLFRREMFKRDFRNVGWISILFFCGLAFTLPLQLLMAFNDEYRIEASGAGLFDPIFMFEVQFMLLFLMPVLMAVFLFRYIHVKGASDFIHSLPISREHLFRHHAFSGVILLIAPILLTSLILFMFFLFTNVSAFYSISQLGYWTLMMIILSILTFMICVFAGTLTGLSTVQAVLTYILMLLPAGIYVLVAVHLSFFIAGFSDLVVINHTVGNYSPLVNVFQYYPNDPQEGFLPVQYIMLGIYFIASIVFYFSGKAIYKKRPLEVASQTIAINVLKPVFQFGMTFCFALVGGTYFGETQLMLSWLIFGYVIGGIVGFFLSSMVLDKSWRVFRLQHFKGLFVYGATAGLIIGILPLFWLNYESYVPETSEVKNVYIGDNIYQLEELIENTSPDLIESEGAINAVIQLQKEMINQNDQFNSTGMMYFISYELKNGDHVQRSYQVDRKNVQETLKRVMETKEYKELTYPVLNSDPSKVQKVTLQPGGPVNKEVSILDPLQIQEFYQHVREDIYNLSYDQLIHPKGIRSHVSEVREGSDWTEEYYYPQDNSIYNSYENTVNWLKEEGFYEDAFIDEGEIDHVSIYPWGEAQNQYPREAYDQIVENESVEPFEIKDKKQIQTILLSSQEGEKGDYLVGIHYEDLKGGYYEVLTFDSSNAPGFVQNHFKDQQQ is encoded by the coding sequence ATGCTATCGAAAACGTCCTTGTTTAGAAGAGAAATGTTCAAAAGAGATTTTAGAAATGTTGGTTGGATTAGTATTTTGTTTTTTTGTGGTCTTGCCTTTACTTTGCCGCTCCAATTACTCATGGCGTTTAACGATGAATATAGGATAGAAGCAAGCGGAGCTGGGCTTTTTGATCCGATATTTATGTTTGAAGTACAATTTATGCTGTTATTTCTTATGCCCGTTTTAATGGCTGTATTTCTTTTTCGTTACATTCACGTGAAAGGTGCTTCAGACTTTATTCACAGTTTACCAATTAGCAGAGAGCATCTATTTCGCCATCACGCTTTTTCAGGAGTGATTTTGCTCATTGCGCCTATTTTGTTGACTAGTCTTATTCTATTCATGTTCTTTTTGTTTACTAACGTGTCAGCTTTTTATTCAATTAGCCAGCTTGGTTATTGGACGCTGATGATGATCATTTTAAGCATTCTAACGTTTATGATTTGTGTCTTTGCTGGTACATTAACTGGATTATCAACCGTTCAAGCTGTTTTAACTTATATCCTTATGCTTCTTCCCGCAGGGATTTATGTTCTTGTAGCGGTACATCTTAGCTTCTTTATTGCTGGGTTTTCAGACTTGGTGGTAATCAATCATACGGTAGGTAACTATTCTCCCCTTGTCAACGTTTTTCAATATTACCCTAACGACCCACAGGAGGGGTTTCTCCCCGTTCAGTATATAATGTTGGGTATCTATTTTATCGCTTCAATAGTATTCTACTTTAGTGGAAAAGCCATCTATAAGAAACGTCCATTAGAAGTAGCTTCACAGACGATTGCCATTAACGTGTTAAAGCCAGTCTTTCAGTTTGGAATGACCTTCTGCTTTGCTCTAGTCGGTGGTACCTATTTTGGAGAAACTCAACTAATGTTATCGTGGTTGATTTTTGGGTACGTTATAGGTGGGATCGTCGGATTTTTCCTTTCTTCAATGGTGTTAGATAAAAGCTGGCGCGTGTTTCGCTTGCAGCACTTTAAAGGCTTGTTCGTTTACGGAGCAACAGCTGGTTTAATTATAGGGATTTTGCCATTGTTCTGGTTAAACTATGAAAGTTACGTTCCAGAAACGAGTGAAGTTAAAAATGTTTATATAGGAGACAATATCTATCAGTTAGAAGAACTTATCGAAAATACTTCACCTGATTTAATAGAATCAGAAGGTGCAATTAATGCAGTTATACAGTTACAAAAAGAGATGATTAACCAGAACGATCAGTTTAATTCTACCGGAATGATGTATTTCATCTCATATGAATTGAAAAACGGGGATCACGTGCAACGTTCGTATCAAGTCGATCGAAAGAACGTCCAGGAAACCCTTAAACGTGTAATGGAAACTAAGGAATACAAAGAATTAACTTACCCTGTCTTAAATAGTGACCCTTCAAAAGTTCAAAAAGTCACACTTCAACCGGGAGGGCCCGTTAATAAAGAAGTTTCCATACTTGATCCGCTGCAAATTCAAGAATTCTATCAACATGTAAGAGAGGATATTTACAATTTATCCTATGATCAATTGATTCATCCAAAAGGGATTCGATCTCATGTATCTGAAGTAAGAGAAGGTTCCGATTGGACAGAGGAATACTATTATCCGCAAGACAATTCGATCTATAATTCTTATGAAAATACTGTTAATTGGTTGAAAGAGGAAGGCTTCTATGAGGATGCTTTTATTGACGAAGGTGAAATCGATCATGTAAGCATTTATCCATGGGGTGAAGCACAAAATCAATATCCGAGAGAAGCTTATGATCAAATTGTAGAGAATGAATCCGTTGAACCTTTTGAGATAAAGGATAAGAAGCAAATCCAAACGATATTATTAAGCAGCCAAGAAGGAGAGAAAGGGGATTATTTAGTTGGCATTCATTATGAGGATTTAAAAGGTGGGTATTATGAAGTGTTAACCTTTGATTCTTCAAATGCTCCAGGCTTTGTGCAAAATCATTTTAAGGATCAACAACAATGA
- a CDS encoding RNA polymerase sigma factor: MKDLRTICFNGIFTKYYNRVYYTALSILKDHGLAEDVLQETFLKAYDRLDEVQSERKLGSWLSTIAARKSIDQLRKQKKVTLFHTEDTLMNQADHDCNVEEDCEILLFEESVKRKIHLLSPRLRVVMKLHYYDHLKESEIAYKLQLSPGAVKSRLHRGRMAMRTKLSDELTQNHSA, from the coding sequence ATGAAAGACTTGAGAACAATATGTTTTAATGGAATCTTTACAAAATACTATAACCGCGTTTATTATACCGCATTAAGCATATTGAAAGATCATGGACTTGCCGAAGATGTGCTTCAAGAAACCTTTTTAAAGGCGTATGATCGATTAGACGAAGTGCAAAGTGAAAGGAAGCTAGGATCCTGGCTTTCAACTATTGCCGCTCGAAAATCGATTGATCAATTAAGAAAGCAAAAAAAAGTGACTCTGTTCCATACGGAAGATACTCTCATGAATCAAGCGGATCACGATTGTAACGTAGAAGAAGACTGTGAGATTCTTCTTTTTGAAGAATCTGTGAAAAGAAAGATCCATTTGTTATCCCCGAGATTAAGAGTGGTGATGAAGCTTCACTACTATGATCATTTAAAGGAAAGTGAAATAGCATATAAACTGCAGCTATCACCGGGGGCAGTGAAGTCTCGTCTACATCGTGGGCGAATGGCTATGAGAACAAAACTAAGTGATGAATTAACACAAAATCATTCGGCATAA
- a CDS encoding GntR family transcriptional regulator, whose amino-acid sequence MFELDFRSRKPIYEQLVDRLKQLIIKDVMKDDEKLPSVRELAHQLTINPNTIQKAYRELESQGYIYSVKGKGSFVNPSKKLESEELKNVRDQLKKLLAEAIYLGMTVEEIESLLTEIEGGKKDD is encoded by the coding sequence ATGTTTGAATTGGACTTTAGAAGTCGAAAGCCGATCTATGAACAGTTAGTTGATCGTTTGAAGCAGCTGATCATTAAAGATGTTATGAAAGACGATGAGAAACTTCCTTCTGTCCGTGAACTTGCGCATCAGCTGACAATTAATCCGAATACCATCCAAAAGGCATATAGAGAGCTTGAGTCTCAAGGATACATTTATTCAGTGAAAGGGAAGGGGAGTTTTGTTAATCCTTCAAAAAAGCTTGAGAGTGAGGAGCTAAAAAACGTGCGAGATCAGTTAAAGAAGCTACTAGCTGAAGCCATTTATCTTGGAATGACAGTAGAGGAAATTGAGTCACTATTAACTGAAATTGAAGGGGGGAAAAAGGATGATTGA